The following nucleotide sequence is from Acinetobacter equi.
TCATGCCAATTTGAGATGCTGCAAAAAAGTCAGCAGAATTAACTTGAAGGTCTAATACTTTTTGTGCTCGCTCTTCTCCAGACTCGGCAAGTATTTTGAGTTTGACTTTACGAGCACCAGCGAGAGCAATTTCAGTTAAAGATAAAAAACCGCCGCCAATAATTAATAATATAATAATGACGATATTTTGAAAAAGGCTCACGAATCCACCTGTGGATTTATCATTTTATTAAATACTTTTAAAACAAATAACTTGAGGAAGCAAATGGTTTCCACAAGTTATTGTATTGGAATAAATTATAAAAATTAAGTAAATTTGGAATTAGAAATGTGAAATTTGAGAGTTGTTGAGTAAGAACTCTCGATTTTCTTCTTCAATCATTTGACGTGCAACATATAAAATAAGTTGACGTAACCAACGATGCGCTGGATGATGATGTAATAAAGGGCACCATGCCATTTTTAATTCAAATTCAGGAATATAAAATGGCGGATCTTTAATGAGTAAGTTTTGACTCTGTGCTTGCAAGCGTGCAATTCGGCTTGGCAGTGTTGCGATTAAATCAACATTGGATGCCAATAAAGCAGGCATTTGGTAGTGACGAGTAAAAACAGAAATTTTACGTTTTTGACCAATACGTTCGAGTGCTTGATCAATCCAACCAAGACCTGCTTGTTTTTCAGGATTAACACCAAAACCAACACCCATACCTGTTTTAGAAACCCAAATATGTTGTGCATCTAAATAACTTTTTAAATTTAGGTTTGGAGCAGCAGGGTGTTTACTATTAAGTAAACAAGAAAAACTATCTCGCCATACTAAAACTTGATGAAAACTCTGAGGAATTTCATTAAAACGATTAATTGCTAAATCGACTTTCCCTTGTTCCATATCTCGGTAAGAAACATCACTAGGCGTTAAAAAGTCGAGTACAACATTTGGTGCTTCTGAGCGCAATGCTTTAACTAAGCGTGGCACTAATGTAGCTTCAGCATAATCAGAAGTCATGATGCGGAAAACGCGATTTGAGGTATATGGACGAAACTCAGTACGTGGCTCTAAAATCATAGATAGATCAGCAAGAGCATCGCGAATACGTGGTTGAAGTTCCAAAGCACGTTCTGTTGGCGTCATACCTTCTGATGAGCGAATCAGGAGAGGGTCGTTAAATAGATTTCGTAATCTACGCAGGATATTACTCATAGCAGGTTGAGTGACACCTAATTGTTCTGCTGCACGAGTTACATTTTTTTCACGTAACAGAACATCTAAATATATCAGTAGATTAAGATCGACACGCTCCAGATTCATAAAATAAATACCGAGAATAAAATTAGTGAATTATTTCAATTATGCCATAAGCAGTTTTGCTTGTGTAGAAAATACGATGAAAAAAAATGCCTATTTGTAGCATAAAAGTTAATGATATAATGAACTTATGAGATTTTTTGCATATTAAAGTTGATCATATATATAAATCAAAAATGGAATAAATCTAGATAAGTCTTAATACTTAAAATGAAAATGTAATCATCAATGTAAATGAAAATATGATCATTAAAATAATATAGAGCTTAATTTTATTTTTCCTAAATTTCATAAATGATGGGATGTAAATTTTCTATTTTATGCTTGCTTGTATTTTCGTCAAAAAATGCTTTTTTTATTTATGAAAAGTATGTTTCGACTTTAGTATAGTACTTATAAAATATACAAATTGTACTTAATTTGATCGCTTGTTGGTTTTTTAAAATCGATATAAATCAAATATTTGCAAATTATTATATAAAAAACATTACGACTTTAATCTACGTATTTTTTAAATAAATGATGAAGATTCTTTGGGGATATTGGATTTATTTTTCTACACGCTCTAATCTGTATTCATCAAAACGAAATGATCGAAATCTGAACAATTATTTGAGGGTTATGATTCGAATCATTCGTAGGGAAAATCCTAATATTATTACAGGAAAATATCATGACTACATACCAAACAGCGATTGATGCAATCCGTGAATTAAAAGCAAAATTCGGTAACACTTGGGCAGACATCTCTCCTGAAGATGCTGCGCGTATGCAACTTCAAAACCGTTTTAAAACAGGTTTGGATATCGCAAAATATACAGCTGCGATTATGCGTCGTGATATGGCTGCTTATGATGCTGATTCTAGCAAATATACTCAATCATTAGGTTGCTGGCACGGTTTCATAGCACAACAAAAAATGATTGCAAATAAAAAATATTTCGGTACAACTGAACGTCGATATATTTATCTTTCTGGTTGGATGGTTGCTGCTCTTCGTTCAGAATTCGGTCCACTTCCTGACCAATCTATGCATGAAAAAACTTCAGTTCCTGCATTGATTGAAGAAATCTATACATTCTTACGTCAAGCTGATGCAAAAGAATTAAACGATCTTTTCCGTGCACTTAAAAAAGCACAAGAAGCGGGTGATACTGTTAAAGCAGCTGAAATCACTTCACAAATTGACAATTTCCAAACACATGTTGTGCCAATAATTGCGGATATCGATGCTGGTT
It contains:
- a CDS encoding LysR family transcriptional regulator; translated protein: MNLERVDLNLLIYLDVLLREKNVTRAAEQLGVTQPAMSNILRRLRNLFNDPLLIRSSEGMTPTERALELQPRIRDALADLSMILEPRTEFRPYTSNRVFRIMTSDYAEATLVPRLVKALRSEAPNVVLDFLTPSDVSYRDMEQGKVDLAINRFNEIPQSFHQVLVWRDSFSCLLNSKHPAAPNLNLKSYLDAQHIWVSKTGMGVGFGVNPEKQAGLGWIDQALERIGQKRKISVFTRHYQMPALLASNVDLIATLPSRIARLQAQSQNLLIKDPPFYIPEFELKMAWCPLLHHHPAHRWLRQLILYVARQMIEEENREFLLNNSQISHF